In Zingiber officinale cultivar Zhangliang chromosome 8B, Zo_v1.1, whole genome shotgun sequence, a single genomic region encodes these proteins:
- the LOC122016301 gene encoding indole-3-pyruvate monooxygenase YUCCA6-like, with the protein MESLIGSFMGGGREAEGQQVHDPLSGSLQGLCTSWKEPLVIPGPIIVGGGPSGLAVAACLRAKGIPSVVLERAHCIASLWQLKTYDRLRLHLPKKHCELPLTPFPSCFPTYPTKRQFVAYLEAYAREHGVRPRFNEAVVAAEYDEALGFWRVRTAATQGSPAEKREYLCRWLVAATGENAEAVAPELEGSADFGGPIVHTSSYKSGEAFRGKRVLVVGCGNSGMEVCLDLCNNAAKPTIVVRDSVHVLPREMLGLSTFGLAMWLLKWLPLRVVDALLLLLARLVLGNTAKFGLRRPRLGPLRLKALAGKTPVLDAGALALIKSQRIKVRPSGVKRLVKHGAEFADGAAEEFDAVILATGYRSNLPHWLKAKEVIEEKGGLGGGCKLGDKGLYALGFTKRGLLGVSLDASRIAGDIEECWKSQLEKIKVTSFTCSHAPSRRTPNFTK; encoded by the exons ATGGAGAGCTTGATAGGATCGTTCATGGGTGGAGGGAGGGAGGCCGAGGGCCAACAGGTTCATGATCCATTGTCCGGATCTCTGCAGGGGCTTTGTACTTCATGGAAGGAGCCGTTAGTCATCCCGGGGCCTATCATCGTCGGCGGCGGTCCGTCAGGGCTGGCCGTGGCCGCTTGTCTCCGGGCGAAGGGCATCCCGAGCGTGGTCCTGGAGCGGGCCCACTGCATCGCCTCGCTGTGGCAGCTCAAGACCTACGACCGCCTCCGCCTCCACCTGCCCAAGAAGCATTGCGAGCTCCCACTCACGCCTTTCCCCTCCTGCTTCCCCACCTACCCGACCAAGCGCCAGTTCGTGGCCTACCTGGAGGCCTACGCTCGGGAGCACGGCGTCCGGCCGCGCTTCAACGAGGCGGTGGTGGCCGCCGAGTACGACGAGGCCCTCGGCTTCTGGCGGGTGCGGACGGCCGCCACGCAGGGATCGCCGGCGGAGAAGCGGGAGTACCTGTGCCGCTGGCTGGTGGCGGCCACAGGGGAGAACGCGGAGGCGGTGGCGCCGGAGTTGGAAGGATCGGCGGACTTCGGAGGGCCCATCGTGCACACCAGCTCCTACAAGAGCGGCGAGGCGTTCCGCGGCAAGAGAGTGCTCGTCGTGGGCTGCGGCAACTCGGGCATGGAGGTGTGCTTGGACCTCTGCAACAACGCCGCCAAGCCTACCATCGTCGTCAGAGACTCG GTGCACGTCCTGCCCCGTGAGATGCTCGGCCTCTCCACGTTCGGGCTGGCCATGTGGCTTCTCAAGTGGCTTCCTCTGCGGGTGGTGGACGCGCTGCTACTGCTCCTCGCTCGTCTAGTGCTCGGCAACACGGCCAAGTTTGGCCTGCGGCGGCCGCGGCTCGGCCCGCTGCGACTCAAGGCACTCGCCGGCAAGACCCCTGTCCTCGACGCCGGCGCGCTAGCCCTCATCAAGTCCCAACGCATCAAGGTGCGGCCATCAGGCGTTAAGAGACTCGTGAAGCACGGCGCTGAGTTCGCTGACGGCGCGGCGGAGGAATTCGATGCGGTAATTTTAGCAACCGGCTACAGGAGCAACCTGCCGCATTGGctcaag GCGAAGGAGGTGATCGAGGAGAAAGGTGGGCTCGGCGGAGGGTGTAAATTGGGGGACAAAGGGCTCTACGCTCTCGGATTCACCAAACGGGGCCTTTTAGGCGTGTCGCTGGACGCGAGCCGGATTGCCGGAGACATCGAGGAGTGTTGGAAGTCTCAATTGGAGAAGATCAAAGTGACCTCATTCACATGTTCGCATGCACCGTCACGGCGTACTCCTAACTTCACAAAatag
- the LOC122016408 gene encoding pentatricopeptide repeat-containing protein At3g16010-like, whose protein sequence is MFRHSIQMPIQHVRSGINVIAKRAISSSFVFCQRLKQTENDIVQMFKFPSIPNNEHSLIEYQNHQRTGRALDQRFLRILKIFRWGSDAEKALEVLMLRVDRRLVREVLNTDVDISTKMQFFRWTGKRKNFVHDTTTYMALIRCLNEEGLFGEVWKTIQEMVKSPCLITPVELSEIIRILGRAKMVNKACSIFYQIKARKCKPDSHAYNTMIITMMQEGRHEKVHELYNEMSNEGNCFPDTVTYSALIMAFCKLSREDSAVRLLEEMRENKLHPNTKIYTTLIELYFKLGKVEKALNLFQDMRNQCCIPNVFTYTELIKGLGKAGRTEEAYDIFLQMQREGCRPDTVLMNNLMNILGKAGRLDEVFNIFGKMENLQCVPNVVSYNTVIKALFDSNDHASEVPLWLEKMKEKGIASSAFTYSILISGFCKTNKLEKALMLLEEMDEKAFPPCPAAYCSLIDALGKAKRYDAASELFQELKENCGSSTSRVYAVMIKHFGKCGRLNDALGLFEEMKQLGCVPDVYAYNAIMSGMARMGMVDEAQSMLRTMQEQGCAPDINSLNIILNGVAKSGGPLRAMEMLSNMKQSNIKPDAVSYNTVLGALSRAGMFEEAAKLMKEMSSQGFLYDLITYSSILEAIGKVDDIPTNSV, encoded by the exons ATGTTTCGCCATTCTATTCAGATGCCAATTCAACATGTAAGATCGGGCATTAATGTCATAGCAAAACGTGCTATCTCCTCATCATTTGTATTTTGTCAGAGATTAAAGCAAACAG AAAATGATATTGTGCAGATGTTCAAGTTTCCAAGCATTCCAAACAATGAACATAGCTTGAtagaataccaaaatcatcaacgGACAGGCCGTGCATTAGATCAAAGGTTCTTGAgaatactaaagatttttagatggGGTTCAGATGCAGAGAAGGCATTGGAGGTTTTAATGCTACGGGTAGATCGTCGGTTGGTTCGAGAAGTTCTCAATACTGATGTTGATATTAGCACTAAGATGCAGTTTTTTCGATGGACTGGCAAAAGGAAGAACTTTGTGCATGACACAACAACATACATGGCCTTGATTCGCTGCTTGAACGAAGAGGGATTATTTGGTGAGGTGTGGAAGACTATCCAAGAGATGGTTAAAAGCCCTTGCTTAATTACACCAGTGGAACTATCAGAGATCATTCGCATCCTAGGTAGAGCAAAGATGGTGAACAAGGCATGCTCAATTTTTTATCAGATAAAAGCGCGCAAGTGCAAGCCCGATTCTCATGCCTATAACACTATGATTATCACAATGATGCAAGAAGGCCGTCATGAGAAGGTGCATGAGCTTTATAATGAGATGAGCAATGAGGGAAATTGTTTTCCTGACACAGTGACTTACAGTGCGCTGATTATGGCATTCTGCAAACTAAGTCGTGAAGATTCAGCTGTTAGGTTACTTGAGGAGATGAGAGAAAACAAATTGCATCCCAATACCAAAATCTATACTACACTAATAGAACTGTATTTCAAATTGGGTAAAGTTGAAAAGGCACTAAATTTGTTCCAGGATATGAGGAATCAATGTTGCATACCTAATGTTTTCACATACACTGAATTGATAAAGGGCCTTGGCAAAGCAGGAAGAACAGAAGAGGCCTATGATATTTTTCTTCAAATGCAAAGAGAAGGTTGTAGGCCTGACACAGTCCTAATGAATAATCTTATGAACATTTTAGGCAAGGCTGGACGATTGGATGAAGTTTTTAATATTTTTGGGAAAATGGAAAATTTACAGTGTGTACCAAATGTTGTTTCCTATAATACTGTCATTAAGGCACTTTTTGATTCTAATGATCATGCATCAGAAGTTCCTTTATGGTTggagaaaatgaaagaaaaaggaATTGCTTCCAGTGCTTTTACTTATTCAATTCTTATCTCTGGCTTTTGCAAAACAAATAAACTGGAGAAAGCCTTGATGCTTCTGGAGGAGATGGATGAGAAGGCGTTTCCTCCATGCCCAGCAGCATATTGTAGCTTAATTGATGCTCTTGGAAAAGCTAAGCGTTATGATGCAGCCAGTGAATTATTTCAGGAGCTAAAAGAGAATTGTGGCTCCTCCACTTCTAGGGTCTATGCTGTCATGATCAAGCATTTTGGAAAATGTGGTCGTCTAAATGATGCACTAGGTCTTTTTGAGGAAATGAAGCAACTGGGTTGTGTACCTGATGTCTATGCCTATAATGCCATCATGTCTGGTATGGCGAGGATGGGAATGGTAGATGAAGCTCAATCTATGCTTCGAACAATGCAAGAACAAGGTTGTGCTCCAGACATAAATTCTCTCAATATCATTTTGAATGGCGTGGCAAAATCTGGTGGACCATTGCGTGCCATGGAAATGCTCTCGAACATGAAACAGTCTAATATCAAACCAGATGCGGTGTCATATAATACAGTTCTTGGTGCTCTAAGCCGTGCTGGTATGTTTGAGGAAGCAGCTAAATTGATGAAAGAGATGAGCTCACAGGGTTTTCTGTACGATCTCATTACATACTCATCTATACTTGAGGCGATTGGAAAAGTTGATGACATACCAACTAACTCAGTTTGA